In one window of Paenarthrobacter nicotinovorans DNA:
- a CDS encoding mannitol dehydrogenase family protein, with protein MSAQTTPRLSRASAFPGQATPPVRIVHLGLGAFHRSHQAWYTHHAGDAADWGIAAFTGRRPDAADLLAGQDGVFTVVERSGAGDTFEVIGSIVEAVDGSDIGRLAGLLAAPATVVVTLTITEAAYAAVGAETPLARLVTALAARKDADAGPIAVVSCDNLAENGLVAGKAVRALAEATDPALGEWINANVSFVGTSVDRITPRTTPEDLAEVAEQCGYRDEAAVVAEPFHNWILSGDFPGGRPRWEDAGAVFVDDIEPYENRKLWLLNGAHSILAYAGLVRGHTTVAEALSDGTCRAAVEAFWDEASRHLPGEGLDIPGYRRALLDRFGNSRIAHHLAQIAMDGTTKLRMRALPVLAAERALGRSGDGAARMIAAWAAYLSAAEDFQDPLADDIKTAKTLDGEQRTAALLALLSPGLAGDSALVSHVHRQQDAIAAARTHA; from the coding sequence GTGAGTGCCCAGACGACCCCGCGGCTCAGCCGCGCCAGCGCGTTTCCGGGGCAAGCCACACCGCCGGTCCGGATAGTGCACCTTGGCCTGGGGGCGTTTCACCGCTCCCACCAGGCCTGGTACACCCATCACGCCGGCGATGCCGCTGACTGGGGCATCGCGGCCTTCACCGGACGCAGGCCCGACGCGGCTGACCTGCTGGCCGGGCAGGACGGTGTATTCACTGTGGTGGAGCGCTCGGGCGCGGGCGACACCTTCGAGGTCATCGGCAGCATTGTGGAAGCCGTGGATGGTTCCGACATCGGGCGGCTGGCCGGGCTTCTGGCCGCACCCGCCACGGTTGTGGTCACGCTGACCATCACGGAAGCGGCGTATGCGGCGGTTGGCGCGGAAACGCCGCTGGCCCGTCTGGTCACGGCGCTCGCTGCCCGCAAGGACGCCGACGCCGGTCCGATCGCCGTGGTCAGCTGCGACAACCTTGCGGAAAACGGCCTGGTTGCCGGGAAGGCGGTGCGGGCCCTTGCAGAGGCGACTGACCCGGCCCTGGGCGAATGGATCAATGCCAACGTGAGCTTTGTCGGTACCTCCGTGGACCGGATCACGCCGCGCACCACTCCGGAGGACCTTGCGGAAGTGGCCGAACAGTGCGGCTACCGGGATGAGGCCGCCGTGGTGGCTGAACCCTTCCACAACTGGATCCTCAGCGGTGACTTTCCGGGCGGCCGTCCTCGGTGGGAGGATGCCGGCGCGGTTTTCGTGGACGACATTGAGCCCTACGAAAACCGTAAGCTCTGGCTCCTCAACGGAGCGCACTCAATCCTTGCCTATGCTGGCTTGGTCCGGGGCCACACAACCGTGGCAGAAGCGCTGTCCGACGGGACCTGCAGGGCCGCCGTGGAGGCATTTTGGGATGAAGCATCCCGCCATCTGCCCGGCGAAGGCCTGGATATTCCCGGATACCGCAGGGCCCTCCTGGACCGCTTTGGCAACTCGCGGATTGCCCATCATCTGGCGCAGATTGCCATGGACGGAACCACCAAATTGCGTATGCGCGCCCTGCCTGTCCTGGCCGCTGAACGTGCCCTTGGCCGTTCAGGAGACGGCGCTGCCCGCATGATCGCGGCCTGGGCCGCGTACTTGTCCGCGGCTGAAGACTTCCAGGACCCCCTGGCAGACGACATCAAAACCGCAAAGACGCTCGACGGCGAACAACGCACCGCTGCGCTGCTGGCACTCCTCAGCCCAGGGCTGGCCGGGGACAGTGCCTT